CTTAGGAAGCATTAATATTGataattaaagaaaaggaaataattgtCCTGTTAGACAtctataaaataattaacataatacacaattgatataagataatataaattttatcattgAGACAAATGTTAGAATCCCTTTTAGCTCTTTATTACACACGTAAACAATCAGATATAGAATCCTAGAACTAAAGTAATTGAAATCATCAAAATTATTAAAGCtgataatacttttaatttttattatagcatCGCATGCAGATCTGGTGGGCTACACAAAAGGACTTTGGCAGAATTGTAGTGAGGATTTCTTCAAAAATCTGGAATgaggagaaaataagagaaagcaATGAGGAAAAGCGAGTGAGCAATATTGGACACAATTTTAGGCAGCTTTATTGAAAGGAACAATAGCTGTTTTAGAAGTAATTCttaggtgaatgggcactggtggagggatgggtaaacgatcactgtatgagtaaaatgcaaacacaaaagttcataaatttttaactacatcatagtgattctctaataaaaaatttttaaaaagtaattcttaTCTCTACAGCTTCACAGAAGATGTAGAAAACCAGATTGATTTGActaaattaagttttaaatttagaaattaacagattagtaatatattttgttaaaaatacttATAAGTCAGGAGTTGTGATAATATCCCTTGTAAGAAAAATTTTACTTGTATGACTAAGTGTTTCAGTTAGAAATAATTTTAGGTAATATTAGATACGATACCTCTTATAAAAAGCTATTTTGATACAATTCTTTCTGAGGGGTAATGCAAGAGATCTGAGGATGATCTATTTCTCTGGACATAATATCTTTTATTTGTGTAATTGACAGGAAGTATATCTTTTGTTGATTATAAATTAAACATCAGCTCACATAGAAGTATTTtaggaatattaaaaatatccaaCTTTTTTAGTCATCATAGGTACTGAATAAAACCAATGACCAGGAAAGGGAAGTTCACTGTACTTATAAATCTGGTTCTCAACCAATAGAAAGCTGCTATTTCAAATTAGGTGCACTTTCTTCCAAATTCAggagaatattataatattgtacTATCTGAAATCTTAATCTGAAAGAATTAAGCATGCCAGATTCTCAGTGAACATCCGATACCATTTCATCCAAAAACCAGACTGTGGGTTAGTTGAGCAAGCAGTCTGTTTTCTCCCttgaggcatatatatatataattttttaattgagtcactgtgagttacacagttgcaaagctattcatggagacttaatatatttttatataataaaagtaGATATTTTAGGGagacttatttttaatgtttaattaattgaataatttttaattaatattttaatttttaattaaaaactttgtttgattttgggccactcccagtggggctcctTGTAGCCCATTGCTCCAGGGTTATGCATGGTGGTGGTGAGGACTCTGTATGTGgttccagaaattgaacccaggcctacTGCATACAAAATCATGCATGTCAGtctattgaactatctctccagccacaagtttatttttttttatcttctcagAGATGTATTTACTACACAAGCTGTGATATATACTGTATGAACCTTTAGTAATCTCAAATAAGACACATTTCAGATTTGTCTGATATTTGTAGCTTCCTGAATGGTTAAATACTATAGTGTTATTCCGAAGTGAAATCTCTTAGCCTgactctgtaaaaaaaaattccatcagTTGTCAAGTTATGAACCGTTAAGGATTTAAAAGGGAGACATACtttcttaaattttgaaataCTAACTTGGAATGATTAAAACACaactgaattttgttttgttaattatttGTGGGAACTTTTGTCTTATAGTAAagtcattttgtcattttatgaTATGCTTTATTATTATGGTATACCACTTATAACATTTTTACTTCACAAATTCAGCATATTTAGTGTTGAACTCTTATGGCTAAAATATACTTTAGTGTTTTCATGACATTTTGATATTCTCTAAGCTAAAAGTAATTTGTCACTAAATTTCATTTACATCTAGTGACAAATTACTTTTGTCACTAAATTTAAATTACAATGAAATTACAATTTCAATTACATTTTAGCTGAATGCAATGGCCAACAGAGCTGCTGGAAAAGGCTATGAAAATGAAGATAACTATTCCAATATTAGATTTCAGTTTGTTGGAATTGAAAATATTCATGTCATGAGGTCCAGCCTTCAGAAGTTATTGGAAGGTATGATTATTGTTTACTTTAGTAGGCATCTTTGCCCAATAGAAATATAATGctagatataaaattttaaattactattaaGATTTTGATAACTGGCACTGCAAGtgtcagttttctttcttcctttctttctttctttctttctttctttctttctttctttctttctttctttctttctttctttctttctttctttctttctgtctttttctctctttcttttgatttctttttttatttttggtgttaagGTGGTTATTTAGGCttcattcagcagtgctcagggctgttgcTATCTCAGTACTTGGGGGCTCATGCCTGATTGAATGAGGTCTTCAGCATGCAGTACATGTGCTCCAAGCCATTGGTCATCCCTCTAGCCCTGAACGACTATTTTGAACTAAACATTTGCACtgcctattttctttaaaaatatttgtgctgcatttgggggcagggtgcagggaaagtggggtcacactcagcagttcttGGAGGCTACACTTAGCTTAGTGGTTGGAGTTTGGGTTGCTCTGAAGGTGCTGGGGACGGGAGATAGGGGTAGACGGTGTCGTCCCCAGCTTCAGACCCacatctcctgcatgcaaaatatgtataTTCTGATCCAGTGAGTCCTCTCAGTCCCTTGAGCGTTTTTTTAAGTATatagaaacaaaggaaagatGTATCCAAATATGACAGAAAATGTATCCAAATatcttttactgaatttttaGTAGTATATTCTTAAGTATAGGGAATCTTGTGgtccttttctctctccagttCATTTGCCCTTGTTCAAAAGTGAAAACTCTAGCCCCATTCTAACTAAATGATTTCCCACCCCCTTCATTTTCTAGTCAATGGTACCAAGGGACTTTCTGTCAATGATTTCTACTCGGGTTTGGAGAACTCAGGATGGCTTCGTCATATCAAAGCTGTTATGGATGCTGCAATCTTCTTAGCCAAAGTAACTCTTGCTATAGTTGGTTTGGGGTTTCTAATGGGTGGGAAGGAATGGATTTAGTTTaggaatattaaaagaaattttcaaatttcaaacaggcttttttctcattctgtatattttatatttgtatggtgtttttccttttccctttttgaaATGACCTTCTGACAGATTGCGTTGAACTCATTGCTCTTTGTGACGCAATACCCCTAGTAGCATGGTTTTGAGTaaatagaactttattttttttgtacagGGGCCgtgcaatgctggggatagaagtaGGGTCCCCTGCAATGTAAAGCCGTATACTCAACCCAtggagctatctttctggccaaagtagaacttttaatttattttaattttaaaattaatttccccTTGCCAGACTCCCAGACCATGGGCCTGTCAGGACCACTTTGGTGCATATAACAGCACTGGTGATTAAGCACATAGCCTTAGAACCACCACCTGGGTTTGAGATCTCAGCTTTGTGCTTAAGCCATTTTGGGGACACTAGTAGAATTTTTTGATTGACTTAAAATGTATCCTATATTATAATTAATACGATCTTTCTTCTTAGGCAATAATGATTGAAAATGCAAGTGTGTTGGTACATTGTTCTGATGGTTGGGATAGGACTTCCCAGGTTTGTTCCCTTGGGTCTCTCTTACTGGATTCCTACTACAGGACAATCAAAGGATTCATGGTAAGATTTGTTTGACTAGACAAACGGTTCCAAATAAGAGACATTATCATTCATCTTCCAGGGGCCACTTGGTGATTTAGGAGATAATTTTGATCTTTTCAACTGAAGGAAGTTGTGAAGCTGTTATCTAAAAAATGCACACAGATTGAGTATGGCGTAAAAGGAAGTTCTCTCTAGTGTCCTATCCAAGCATTACAGGCTCCAGCCTTAGTCACTGGGATGGATGATGCTTTTCTGCTTCTCACTGAGATGAGCACATGAATAAGTTTAATTATGTgaaagataaattaaattttagatcTGGGCATGCAGAAGAATGGCAGAGGACCCAAAAAATTTAGGGAAGCTCCAGCCAGAAAATCACTTGTCCAGAAGTCATCTAGATGTGGAAGCAATGCGATTCAGAAACTGCATTCTTGGCCATCATATTGTATGTTCTACTAGAGAATCAGATATAATTTAGGACCAAGtcagagaagtttttttttttggggggggagggtgaaacacttccagcagtgctcagggcttactcatggcttgtgctcagagatcactgttggtgggaattggGGTActgtattggatgctggggattgagtcccagttggctgcatacaaggtattTACCCTTCCCGATTCCTAAGTCAGAGAAACAAGTAGTAATTTTGCTGCTTTGAAAAGTATGTATTTGGTATTTGATGAAATTtataagtattaaatattaagaTGTTTAGACAATTTCTATAAGAAGTTAGTTATTAACACTTGAATATGAACGTAGAGTTTTAATTGGTCTCTTTTTCAAGCTATTTAAGTAATGTGTAAATAAGCCAAAAGTAGGCCATAATAATAATACTATAGTGGATAAGGCTGCCTtttgtgcagccaacctgggtttgaccccagcaccacatatggtccctccaagccctgctatgagtgatccttgaacaccaagcaggagtaagccctgatcttTGCTGTGTGTGACAAAAACCCATACAAAAACTCCAAAGAAACCAAAAGATTGAAATATCCATACTACAGTTATCAGTTGGaggcattttgtttttcatttttctagtctgtttctttccctctcctctcctctttcttcccctccgctttccttccctcttcttctcttcACTGcattgtcactctggcccctgtctagcccttttaatataaataatcatTGTAcataggaaatgcaaattaatcaGTGCTTTATAGCTTCTATTTTTTTAGTTAAATTGTCATAAATATAATCATTTGTCATAGCTGTATTcccttaaaaaaacttaaaaacatttttgtcaaGCTCCACCTGGACATACTCATGGCCATACCATACTCATGGCCCATGGCCCATGGATGTTCCAGGCAAGTTGCGCTGTCGGGACCAATCCCAGGCGGCCCCACACAGAGCATGTGCTCGTGCTCCTTGAGCCACCCCCCTGGCCCTGTGACTTTCCTTTATGTAtcactttccctctttccctctttctttaatTGCTTTTGGGGGCTGCATCTGGATCTGCTTAGggtttcctcctgcctctgtgctgagggatcactcctggcagtactcagggggaccatatgtgctgtcagggattgaacccaggttagctgtgccTGTTACACCACCTCTTGGGTTTCCCCCCATTTGTGTTTTGGTTGGTGACGCCTCCCAAATAGGACTCCGGAATCCAGGGAGCTGCTCCCAATGGAACGGCCAGCCAGGCCTGGCATTCACTTGAGGTCAGCTACACAGTGCTTCTTGGGAACTAGGGTGCCAGGCCCACCAGAGCCACCCTGGGGATGTTTGGGGTGTCTCCTCGACTACTGTGACCATGTTCAGGGAGCCTATGGTGCCAAGGAGATCTGATCTCTGAGTCCCCTGACCCCATTTTCACTTCTTCAAACTTACCTCTAATCCAGGGTCTTGTCTTTGGGttataattaaaagaaatgttttgtttaatctgcaaccttaaattatttttaagataatagGATTTAATCCTTTATAAACAGATTAtgttatgtattattttatacttttcctCATTAAGGTTTTGATAGAAAAGGATTGGATCTCCTTTGGACACAAATTTTCAGAGAGGTGAGTAACAATATGTtcatattttgtataaaattggtaaagttcatttgcttttgtgtttctGTCTTCATGAGGTCACATATCTGATGGTTCATGagaatgtttacttttttttttttttttttttgctttttgggtcacacccggcgatgcacaggggttactcctggctctgcactcaggaattacccctggcggtgctcaggggaccatatgggatgctgggaatcgaacccgggtcggccgcgtgcaaggcaaatgccctacccgctgtgctatcgctccagcccgtttacCTTTTTTGTATGGTGACTgatgaaaacaggaaaaaacaattttttttttctttctgggtcacacaggggttactcctgttggtgctcaggggaccatatgggatgctgggaatcaaacccaggttggccatgtgcaagacaaatgccctacctgctgtgctattactccagccccccaaaatccaaaatattttgtTACGTTTTTCAGTTCTTAAACCTATGTTAATTTCTCTGCTATTTGTTACCTTCATTTCTATCTggatttttctaattataaagaCCTTTTAAAACTTACACTTAGACCCTATAAAATTTATACAGACTctgaaaaatttatttgtataaattgtttagttttttggATAATGTAATTAGGTTTTATttgaagggagggggagaggtggtatatgtatttaaatttgaCAGTACCTGAACAATGAATTTCTTTCAGTGACAGTTTTAAAAGCCTATACTTTCTGGGGGGTTAGGTGTGGCCAGTTGGATGGTGACCCAAAGGAAGTCTCACCAGTGTTTACTCAGTTCTTGGAATGTGTGTGGCATTTGACTGAACAGTTTCCACAAGCCTTTGAATTCAACGAGGCATTTCTTCTTCAGATCCATGAACATATTCATTCTTGCCAATTTGGAAACTTTCTTGGAAAttgtcagaaggaaagagaagaactCAAGTAAGATGGTTTAATTAAAAtgggttctttttcttctttctttttttttttaagcttttgtttAGCCCTGGTCTAACAAAAACCAAGTAAACTGAATAAAACATCCTGACAATATGAAATAGAACTAAATTTTATATTAGTATTTCTGAAGCTAAATACCTTCAGAAGATCCCTCTTATATTATGATTAATCATAacattgcatttaaaattttgaaatagagCATATCTACAGAAAAGTACATTTAAGTTGAAGCTCAATAAATCTTGAAGCTTAACCACCTTTGTAACCAGTCAGCAGAAAGAGAAACATTGCCAGAACACTAGAAACCTCCTCCCCACGCCTTGCCCTTCTGAACATATATATTTAGAACAGAGAAGTTGACTCTAGTTTTCTAGGAAATAGTGATCATTAAGTTTGAGAGCATGGTAAAAGATATAGGATCGCTAATTTTAAAGTTAGATGCAGCCCTCACCCCCCCTCATGGTTCTGAGCAGACAAGTCTTTGGGGAAATGAGATCTTCCTATGCCTTACGTCTTCCAAGCCTTACGTCTCCTCCCCTGGGGTACTGTAGAGTTGTTGTCTAACCAGACTTTGAAGCctgggtttttattattttattttgatgcatAGGAAATctaaaattcttttatatatatgtatgtatgtgtgtatatataaaatttttttttcctccttcccagaTTGGACTTCTgagatcagattttttttctggtaatcAATGAAGAAGATTAGATTAGAAGTAGATTCTTGACCATACAAATTTACTTATTAGAGAAGCTAAATCTGGTGTGAGTTGAACAGCCACATGCTCATATTTTTGggacaaaactgaaagcatgtgaaaaatttaaaactgtgTGAAGGGAATAACTTGCAAGCAAATAGTATAATGGGACAGAGatgaacaaaccaaaaaatattagaACTCTAGCTCTGTGCTATAGTAATTTGTTTTGTCATACTCTAGAATAGATGATTTGGATCTATTTTAGGAATAAATATCCTTCTCAGGGCTAAGCAATaggaattttcttaaaaataggaACTGATAATGAAAGCAGATAATtactagttgttttttttctagGAACATACAGATGAGCAGTTTTAGAGTCCATGGGGAGATGAACAAATTCTCTATCTTCCTCCTTATATAGCctgtccttttaattttatttgttaggTACACTACCAAAAACCATTCTATCCTTTAATTCTTAGATTTGGGATGTAATGGACATTTTTCACTCTTGAATAATGTCCTcatttttgataattctttttttcaacATTAATACTTGAATTTGTCCATATACCTTAGTACCTACCACCATTGCTGGGTTTAGGGCCAACAGAATAAGAACTAACAGATGTACATTAGTAACTTATTCTGTATACTTGTGTGTGGTTATGTCATAGAGACCAAATTTATGAAACTCTGTTAGGTAAAATGGTCATTTTGTGGGGTGTTTGCAAGGTGcgggcacacctggaggtgctcgggacagactcctggctctgcactcaggaatcaactcgtggtgggttcaggggaccatttgggatgccagagttTGAACTTGTGTtcaccacatgtgaggcaaacgtcctgcccacTGTAGTACTCTCTCCCTGGTCCCAAAAGTTATCTTTTAAGTTGTATGATGGTGAAAGAAAAGGATACACCTGTGTTGTGTTCAAGagacatgggttttttttttaattccatgattatgaaaaagaaaaggaaaatctaaTATAGTACATTGTCAGCAACAAGGTGAGGTTAGACTGAAtagaagaaaaaactaaaattttagtgTCCTTGTTAAACTCGTTATATTAGAATGGTATTTAACATCAGAGAAAGTTatgatttttgatttttcattatGTTCAGATTAAGGGAGAAGACTTATTCTTTGTGGCCATTTCTTTTGACTGACCAAAGGAAGTACTTAAATCCCCTCTACAATTCTAAATCGCAGAAATTTGCAGTGTTGGAGCCAAATACAGTATCTTTCAACTTTAAGTAAGTTGGCATCGTTTGAAGAACTtgatttatattgtatttttcttaaaCACAATTTATTGAAACTTGTTTTTGTCATAAAGGTTTTGGAGAAATATGTACCACCAATTTGATCGAACATTACACCCTAGGCAGTCTGTATTTAATATCATTATGGACATGAATGAGCAAAATAAAGAGTTTGAGAAAGATATTGAAGACTTAGAAACTGTAAGTAGTCTATAGTACCTAATGTAATACgtttataatataaaatcagTTTATTTCCTCATGTTGTCAGTGTAAATCAGCAAATATAGGCAAGTTTCATAGAAATCCTGGGCTCAGCTTGGGGCTtcttcctgtctttgcactcaaggatcattcttggcggtgctcaggggatcacatgagatgcttggccacatgcaaagcaagcactccaactgctgtcctatctctctgcccccgtAGTTGCTGCtgaaaatttgaattttctaGTTTTGGATTTCCATCATAAAAGTTGAAGTTACTTTTTTTCTGTGAATgacctgggttttttgtttttttgattttttgtttgggggccatacccagtggtgcacaggggttatccgtGGCTCcccacttaggaattactcttggtgttgctcgggggaccatatgggatgccagagatggaacctgggtgagccgtgtgcaagtccagcaccttacccactatactattgctctggcccctgacctgttttttgtttttctgtttttgtttggctttgggaccacacacactcatgcttaggacttactcctgagtttgtgctccagggtcactcctggtggagctcaggcaccatatatggtgggAGCTCAGGCACCATATAGTGCTGGGGGTAAATggtggtcagccatgtgcaaggaaagtgctttaattcctgtactatcctCTGGCTTGTGAATGACCTATTTAAACCTCTGCATATTTCCTGTTGCCGTATTTGCCTActtcatattgattttttttttttttttttttttttttgctttttgggtcacacccgttgatgcacaggggttactcctggctctgcagtcaggaattactcctggtggtgctcaggggaccatatgggatgctgggaatccaacccaggtcagctgcgtgcaaggcaaacgacctacccgctatgctatcgctccagcctcttcatATTGATTTATAAGAGTTCTTTATATACCAGACACTAGTTCCTTGTTAATTATATATATCACAAGTGGCCATTCTAGACTATTCTTGATGTATCCACTTTATGACAGTTATGTCTAGATGACTGAACATTAGTATAGCCAAGTTGATCAACCTCTGTGTTTttttcaagacaaatgccctacctgctgtattatcactcagccCCCTTTGCGATTTTTGCCTTTTTAGCTGACTTGTTTAAGAAATTCCTCTCCACCAAAAAACCATCCTATAATTTTTCTTTGCCTTCATATATAAACAAGACAGATCATTAagtactgtattttaaaaatcctatatAAATGTTGTAGCCCAGTAAGACTGACTGCTAGTCTGTCTCTCAGGCAAGTGTGTTTCTTTGGCATCTCTGAGGAAGCGATGACTGCTGGAGTTCAGTGCAGGGGATCTGTCAGAAGAGAGGCGAGCTCGGGATGTAGATGGTAGAAGGGGCATCGGTGCAAGGCTTTGGAGAACACTGATAATTTGCCGAAGAACATGTGAATATCATCtttatagagaaaaaaacatCGGATGATTACATAATGAAACTTTGTAGGGAAATCCTGTAAGAAAGTGACTTTAGTGAAGTGTGTATTTGTTACATTCAAAAGTTATGTCAGGGATAATGGCTCATAGCATTTCTTTTGTTCTAagttttatactttcttttgttctaagttttatattttcttttctaaattatatattttccagGTAGTCTTTAGTGATAGACTGcatttaagtataaaaatataaccagttttggttcagcccttctggaaaacaatttggacgactctcaaaaaattagatattgaattcccatttgacccagcaataccactgctgggaatatatcccagagaggcaaaaaagtacaatcgaaacaacatctgcacatgtatgttcatcgcagcactgtttacaatagccagaatctggaaaaaacccgaatgccccagaacggatgactggttgaggaaactttggtacatctatacaatggaatactatgcagctgttagaaaaaaggaggtcaagaattttgtagtcaagtggatgggcatgaaaagtttcatgctgagtgaaatgagtcagaaagagagagacagacatagaaagattgcactcatctatggtatatagaataacagagtgggagactaacactcaagaactgtagaaataagtaccaggaggttgactccagggcttcgaggctggcctcacgttccggggaaagggcaactcagagaagcgatcaccaactacattgtagtcgaaggccatgtgggggaagggagttgcgggctgaatgagggctagagactgagcacagcggccactcaacacctttattgcaaagcacaacagctaattagagagagaaaacagaagggaatgccttgccacagtggcagggtggggtgggggggagatgggattggggagggtgggagggacactgggtttacgggtggtggagaatgggcactggtgaagggatgggttccaaactttgtatgagggaagtataagcacaaaagtgtataaatctgtaactgtaccctcacggtgattctctaattaaaaataaataaattaaaaaaaaaatataaccaGTTTTCCTTGCAAAGGTGTGAATAATTAGAATTCTTGAAAACATTCAATTTGTGCTAGgagtttgttgattttttttttttttttttgcttttttttgggacacacctggcgatgcacaggggttactcctggctctgcactcaggagttactcctggcggtgctcaggggaccatatgggatgctgggattcgaacctgggtcggccacgtgcaaggcaaacgccctacccgctgtgctatcgctccagccccgattttttttttttttgagattaaaTTTCCATTGTTCATAAAGAGAACATCAccaaagcatatttttttttatctaacatACACTTGAACTTATCTAGTATGTGTAATTAgtaatttttctcaaatttgaATTTGTCCTAGAAAATCAAACAGCATAAAAATAAGCGAACAGATGAAGTTCTTACCAAGGAATTCTTAAGTTCAGTTCGTCCTGAATCACCTACCCTCAAAACATCCCTGTGTTTTAAGGAGCAAACCCTGCTGCCTGTGAATGATGCTCTCCGAACTATAGAGGGCAGCAGTCCTGCAGATAACCGTTACAGCGAATATGCAGAAGAATTTTCCAAATCAGAACCTGCTGTGGTCAGCTTAGAGTATGG
The nucleotide sequence above comes from Sorex araneus isolate mSorAra2 chromosome 1, mSorAra2.pri, whole genome shotgun sequence. Encoded proteins:
- the MTMR6 gene encoding myotubularin-related protein 6, which gives rise to MEHIRTTKVEQVKLLDRFSTSNKSLTGTLYLTATHLLFIDSHQKETWILHHHIASVEKLALTTSGCPLVIQCKNFRIVHFIVPRERDCHDIYNSLLQLSKQAKYEDLYAFSYNPKQNDSERIQGWQLIDLSEEYKRMGVPNSNWQLSDANREYKICETYPRELYVPRIASKPIIVGSSKFRSKGRFPVLSYYHQEKEAAICRCSQPLSGFSARCLEDEHLLQAISKANPVNRYMYVVDTRPKLNAMANRAAGKGYENEDNYSNIRFQFVGIENIHVMRSSLQKLLEVNGTKGLSVNDFYSGLENSGWLRHIKAVMDAAIFLAKAIMIENASVLVHCSDGWDRTSQVCSLGSLLLDSYYRTIKGFMVLIEKDWISFGHKFSERCGQLDGDPKEVSPVFTQFLECVWHLTEQFPQAFEFNEAFLLQIHEHIHSCQFGNFLGNCQKEREELKLREKTYSLWPFLLTDQRKYLNPLYNSKSQKFAVLEPNTVSFNFKFWRNMYHQFDRTLHPRQSVFNIIMDMNEQNKEFEKDIEDLETKIKQHKNKRTDEVLTKEFLSSVRPESPTLKTSLCFKEQTLLPVNDALRTIEGSSPADNRYSEYAEEFSKSEPAVVSLEYGVARMTC